GAACTCGCCGTGCGCGTGGCACTGGGGGCGGCGCGCGCGCACCTGATCCGACTCGCGTTGCTGGAGAGCCTCGTGCTGGCCGCGACCGGCGCGGCGCTCGGCGTCGCGCTGGCCTATGGTGGGGTCGAGGTGCTACGGGTGCTCACGCCCGTGAGCGACGTGCGCAAGGCCGCCATCGCGGTTGATTTCTTCGCGCTCGGCTTTGCGGTCGTGGCGACCCTGGTGTCCGCGCTGCTGGCCGGGCTGCCGCCCGCCCTGGCCGCGCTGCGCACCTCTCCGCTTGGGGCGATCCGCAGCGACGCGCGCGGCGCCGTCGGTTCGTCGCAGCGTCACCGCATGCTGCGTTTCCTGATCATCGCGCAGGTCGCCGTGGCGTTTGTCCTCGCCAACGGGGCCGTCCTGCTCGCCGCCAGCTACTCGCGGCTGTGGGAGGAGAACCGGTTGCTGGCGACCGACGAGGTCGTCTCCGCGCGCATCGCGCTGCGCGGCCCGCGGTACAAGGAGGACGCCGATCGCGTTCGCACCTGGTATCAAATTGCCGAGCGCGTCCGGGCCCTCCCCGGGGTGACGCAGGTGGGCCTGACCTCGAAGCTCCCGCTCGAGGGCGGCAGCAATACGAACGTCCTCGTCAACGACGAGACCTACGATCCGACGCAGCGCCGCACGCTGGTCGAGCGCTCATCGGTCACCGAGGACTACTTCGCCGCGATGGGCGTGCGCCTCCTGCGCGGACGTCTACTCGGCGCGGAGGATCGGACAGGGGACATTCGCGGGGTGGTGGTGAACCAGGAGTTCGTCACCAAGGCCTGGCCCGACAAGGACCCCATCGGGCAGTTGATCCGGGGCAACACTTCCGGCAAGCCGTGGTTCACGGCGCGCGTCGTGGGCGTGGTGGAAAACGTGAAACAATGGAGCGCCGAGGCCGCGGTGCAGCCCGAGATGTACACGACTCCCGAGGGCCACTGGGGCGTCAACGCCTGCCTCATTGTTCGCACGGCGCGGCCCCTCGACCAGTTGGCGCCGCTGCTGCGGCGCGAGTTGGCGGCTATCGATTCCGAACTTGCGCTGCGGCAGGTCCGCACGATGCGGCAGGTCGTCGGCGAGTCGACGCAGGGTCACCGTGCGGTCGCCGGGTTGGTGAACTTCTTCATGATCACGGCGCTCGGCCTCGTGGCGGTGGGCCTGTACGGCACGCTTTCCTACCACGTACAGCAGCGCACGCGGGAGATCGGGGTGCGCATCGCGATCGGGGCCGTCGGACGGGACATCCTCCGCCTGGTGCTGGTCCAGGGCGGCCGCTGGGTGGCGATCGGACTCGCGCTCGGCGTCGCCGGCAGCTTCGCCCTGGCCTCCGTGCTCAAGACGCTCGTGTACCACATGGACGGCCTGACGCTCGGGCCCGTGCTGGCCGCGATGGTCGCGGTTGCGCTCGCCGGCGGCATCGCCTGCTGGCTCCCGGCCTTCCGTGCGGCACGGCTCGACCCGCTCGAGGCGCTGCGGGCGGATTGAGGCGTGGGGCGGGGAAGGCTCCGCCGAGATGCGCCCGCGCTCGCGGCAGCGTCGTCGGTGGTGTCGACGACATGCCACCCGCGGGGCTTGAGCTTTCCCGGGCCGTGTGGCTGAACCGGAGGCGAGTTCGACTCCAATATGAATAAAAATACCCTGCGCCGCCTTTGCGTGGCGCTCTCCGCCACGGTCCTCGCGTCCCTCGTCTGCGCCCAGCCGGCGCCCACCACACCGCCGCCGGCCGCGCCCGCCGCCGCGGCCCCCGCGGCCAGGGAGGACGCCAGCGCCGCCATCGAGAAGAAGGATCCGCGCGGCCGCTTCCAGCGGCTCCACGCCGAGTTCCTCGAACGGGCCAAGTCGCCCATCCAGGTCCTCTTCCTGGGCGACTCCATCACCGAGGGCTGGCGGAAGGCGCCGCACATTTGGGACTATTTCTACGGCATGCTGCAGCCGGCCAACTTCGGCATCGGCGG
The Opitutus sp. ER46 DNA segment above includes these coding regions:
- a CDS encoding ABC transporter permease: MLSDLRLSVRTLAKSRGFALTAVLTLAVGIGAATTIFSALRALVLTPFHFPQSEQLVHVWSGDRWPLSQADFLDLRQQASCFTAFGVYQPMPVNFGQENAQSVSAISGTADVLRAFGVAPMLGRLLTEADDETGAPPVAIISHALWQQVLGGSRDALGRKVRINGADYQVVGVMPPSFEFVSPWMRADSPQLWLPYAIDPKKARRDNHGLLGIARLKSGVSVAMADAEIKTIGRRLTAQYPESNTHKKFLVRSLHFEITRGIKNQIWMLSAAVALVLLVACGNVASMLLARSARRQGELAVRVALGAARAHLIRLALLESLVLAATGAALGVALAYGGVEVLRVLTPVSDVRKAAIAVDFFALGFAVVATLVSALLAGLPPALAALRTSPLGAIRSDARGAVGSSQRHRMLRFLIIAQVAVAFVLANGAVLLAASYSRLWEENRLLATDEVVSARIALRGPRYKEDADRVRTWYQIAERVRALPGVTQVGLTSKLPLEGGSNTNVLVNDETYDPTQRRTLVERSSVTEDYFAAMGVRLLRGRLLGAEDRTGDIRGVVVNQEFVTKAWPDKDPIGQLIRGNTSGKPWFTARVVGVVENVKQWSAEAAVQPEMYTTPEGHWGVNACLIVRTARPLDQLAPLLRRELAAIDSELALRQVRTMRQVVGESTQGHRAVAGLVNFFMITALGLVAVGLYGTLSYHVQQRTREIGVRIAIGAVGRDILRLVLVQGGRWVAIGLALGVAGSFALASVLKTLVYHMDGLTLGPVLAAMVAVALAGGIACWLPAFRAARLDPLEALRAD